A window of the Oncorhynchus keta strain PuntledgeMale-10-30-2019 chromosome 21, Oket_V2, whole genome shotgun sequence genome harbors these coding sequences:
- the lrig2 gene encoding leucine-rich repeats and immunoglobulin-like domains protein 2 — protein sequence MAEAWPRPPALFLLLSLSACWEVDSCPAPCSCMRGSDEIQILDCNRKRLSSAPLDPPHGITHLTMNHNDLTTVPYLGEVTSNITTLLLVHNLISELWMHQLQLYISLETLDLSSNSISEIKAGAFPPMQLKYLNLSNNKISVLEPGCFDNISSSLLVLKLNRNRITLLPCKVFRLPQLQFLELKRNKIKIVDSLTFKGMDLLKSLKMQRNGITKLMDGAFFGLNNMEELELEHNNLTEVNKGWLYGLHMLRVLRLSQNAIGIIRPDAWEFCQKLEELDLSFNHLTRLEETVFSGLGLLENLNLGDNSVSHLGEGVFSSLANLRSLDIRDNEISWAIEDSIGVFVGMKKLNTLILQQNKIKSITKKAFEGLEALEHLDLSKNGIMSIHPDSLSHMKLKVFVLNTSSLLCDCQLQWLGPWLTDNHFLQSVSVMCAHPASLLGRNVVSVSLEELVCDDFPKPRITEHPETATALRGTNVTLSCLASSSSDSPMTTAWRKDGEVLYDAEVQNYARYQEGELVYTTVLHLLNVNFTDEGRYQCVVSNHFGANYSNRAKLTVNELPSFLKTPMDLTIRTGTMARLECAAEGHPSPQIAWQKDGGTDFPAARERRMHVMPDDDIFFIANVKTEDMGVYSCTAQNVAGSLSANATLTVLETPSLMRPMEDRTVARGETAVLQCIAGGSPAPRLNWTKDDGPLVLTERHFFAAANQLLIIVDTGPADTGKYTCIMSNTLGTERGHIYLSVSPSPNCDTAGGYDQDGWTTVGIVVIVVVCCVVGTSLVWVIVIYHMRRKSEDYSITNTDELNLPADIPSYLSSQRTLSEPQEGYSNSEAGSHQQLMPPLSNGYVHKGTDGVCYGDTGSEVDTEANGMLHCRVGSLFTGRSSFHPGEPREGLAGVPTGGAGPLVICSDCYDNANIYSRTREYCPYAYLAEDDSLDKSLSGIMAHFPKESYREQHTQHEDTALESLINNQDSSVFLTSHDLTKRLSTALSPPEQHYSTDVPSRLFWGKGEDLSTVPQPGLSQQPVNVHKTPHVSSVGMGGEERSGKGDASLSQSTQDHISASYRTKPQEHTHSPT from the exons ATGGCGGAAGCCTGGCCCAGACCCCCGGCCCTCTTTTTGTTGTTGAGTTTGAGTGCCTGCTGGGAAGTGGATTCCTGCCCTGCTCCGTGCTCTTGTATGAGGGGATCAGACGAAATCCAAATCCTGGATTGCAATAGGAAAAGGTTGTCCTCGGCCCCTCTGGATCCACCTCACGGGATTACTCATCT CACTATGAATCACAATGATCTGACAACTGTGCCATACCTTGGAGAAGTTACCTCAAACATCACAACACTCTTATT GGTCCACAACCTGATCTCAGAACTGTGGATGCATCAGCTGCAGCTGTACATCTCCTTGGAGACACTTGATCTGTCATCTAACTCTATCTCAGAGATCAAGGCTGGAGCCTTCCCACCAATGCAGCTGAAATACTT GAATTTAAGCAATAACAAGATCAGTGTCCTTGAACCTGGCTGCTTTGACAACATCTCTAGTTCCCTGCTGGTcctgaagctgaacaggaacagaATAACACTGCTGCCATGCAAAGTATTCAGGCTTCCCCAGCTGCAGTTTCT GGAATTAAAGCGCAACAAGATCAAGATAGTAGACAGTCTGACCTTCAAAGGGATGGACTTACTTAAATCACTGAAGATGCAGCGGAATGGCATAACTAAGCTGATGGATGGTGCTTTCTTTGGGCTCAACAACATGGAGGAGCT AGAGCTGGAGCACAACAACTTGACGGAGGTCAACAAAGGCTGGCTGTATGGCCTGCACATGCTGCGTGTGCTGCGGTTAAGCCAGAACGCCATCGGCATCATCCGACCAGACGCCTGGGAGTTCTGCCAAAAGCTGGAGGAACT AGATCTGTCCTTCAACCACCTGACCCGGCTGGAGGAGACAGTGTTCAGTGGACTGGGTCTTCTGGAGAACCTGAATCTGGGAGATAACTCAGTCAGCCACCTGGGAGAGGGAGTCTTCAGCAGCCTGGCCAATCTGCGCTCACT AGACATACGGGATAATGAGATCTCTTGGGCCATTGAGGACTCCATTGGTGTGTTTGTTGGAATGAAGAAGCTGAACACCTT GATTCTCCAGCAGAACAAGATCAAATCTATCACAAAGAAGGCATTTGAGGGTCTGGAGGCACTTGAGCACCT AGACCTGAGCAAGAATGGGATCATGTCCATCCACCCTGATTCTTTGTCTCACATGAAGCTGAAAGTGTT TGTCCTGAACACTAGCAGCCTGCTTTGTGACTGCCAGCTGCAGTGGCTGGGCCCGTGGTTGACTGACAACCACTTCCTGCAGTCTGTCTCAGTCATGTGTGCCCACCCTGCCAGCCTGCTGGGCCGCAACGTTGTGTCTGTCAGCCTGGAGGAGCTCGTCTGTG ATGACTTTCCGAAACCCCGGATCACAGAGCACCCTGAGACTGCCACCGCCCTGCGTGGGACCAATGTGACTCTGAGCTGCCTGGCGTCCAGCAGCAGTGACTCCCCCATGACCACGGCCTGGAGGAAGGACGGGGAGGTGCTGTATGATGCAGAGGTGCAGAACTACGCCCGCTACCAGGAGGGAGAGTTGGTCTACACCACCGTGCTGCACCTGCTCAACGTCAACTTCACAGACGAGGGACGCTACCAGTGTGTAGTTTCCAACCATTTTGGTGCAAACTACTCCAACCGGGCCAAGCTCACAGTCAATG AGCTACCATCCTTTCTGAAGACTCCCATGGATCTGACCATCCGTACAGGCACCATGGCCAGACTGGAATGTGCAGCTGAGGGTCACCCCTCACCCCAGATTGCCTGGCAGAAAGACGGGGGCACAGACTTCCCTGCTGCCCGGGAGAGAAGGATGCACGTCATGCCTGACGATGACATCTTCTTCATTGCCAATGTAAAGACAGAGGACATGGGTGTGTACAGCTGCACAGCCCAGAATGTTGCAGGAAGCCTGTCAGCCAACGCTACACTCACTGTGCTAG AAACGCCGTCCTTAATGCGTCCcatggaggacaggacagtagctcGTGGGGAGACGGCGGTGCTCCAGTGTATCGCAGGGGGCAGCCCTGCGCCCCGTCTCAACTGGACCAAGGACGATGGGCCCCTGGTCCTTACCGAGCGCCACTTCTTTGCTGCTGCCAACCAGTTGCTCATCATTGTGGACACGGGGCCGGCGGACACCGGGAAGTACACATGTATCATGTCCAACACGCTGGGCACGGAGCGCGGCCACATCTACCTCAGCGTGTCGCCATCGCCCAACTGTGACACGGCCGGCGGCTACGACCAGGACGGCTGGACCACGGTGGGCATCGTGGTGATCGTAGTGGTCTGCTGTGTGGTGGGCACCTCGCTGGTCTGGGTCATCGTCATCTACCACATGCGTCGGAAGAGTGAGGACTACAGCATCACCAACACAGATGAGCTGAACCTGCCGGCAGACATCCCCAGTTACCTGTCCTCTCAGCGCACACTGTCAGAGCCTCAAGAGGGATACAGCAACTCTGAAGCAGGGAGCCACCAACAGCTCATGCCACCACTGTCCAACGGCTACGTCCACAAGGGCACTGACG GTGTGTGTTATGGTGATACAGGCAGCGAGGTGGACACTGAGGCCAACGGGATGCTACACTGCCGCGTGGGCTCTCTGTTTACGGGACGGAGCAGCTTCCATCCTGGGGAGCCTCGCGAGGGACTGGCTGGGGTGCCTACAG GTGGTGCAGGGCCGCTGGTCATCTGCTCGGACTGCTACGACAACGCTAACATCTACTCTCGAACCCGGGAGTACTGCCCCTATGCCTACCTGGCTGAGGATGACTCCCTTGACAAGAGTCTGTCAGGTATCATGGCCCACTTTCCCAAGGAGTCCTACAGGGAGCAGCACACCCAGCATGAGGACACAGCCCTGGAGAGCCTCATCAACAACCAGGACTCCTCAGTCTTCCTCACCAGCCACGACCTCACCAAGAGGCTGAGCACAGCCCTCAGCCCCCCAGAACAACACTACAGCACCG ATGTTCCCTCCAGGTTGTTTTGGGGCaaaggagaggacctgtctaCAGTGCCCCAACCAGGTCTGTCTCAGCAGCCAGTGAATGTGCACAAGACTCCCCACGTGTCCTCAGTTGGCATgggtggagaggaaaggagtggaaagggGGATGCCTCCCTTTCCCAGAGCACACAGGACCACATAAGTGCCTCTTATAGGACTAAGCCTCAAGAGCACACCCACTCCCCCACATAA